Proteins co-encoded in one Treponema succinifaciens DSM 2489 genomic window:
- a CDS encoding IS3 family transposase, producing MTKNGVGLSVLEQCRILKLPRATYYERRRFEAERQKKKAGENKTRFNRAKIVINEWSTHSTYGYKKMSKHLKRLGYDWAGEKFIRNLYKELGIKGQKPVFKTTRSGKAPYGKFPYLLRNKFIAFPNQVMATDITYIKTPWGMMYFTAVIDLYSRKILSWRLSDSMRTDFCLECVREAFEKYGVPAVFNTDCGSQYTSGEFIGLLKSYNVEISMDGIGRCKDNIFVERTWRTLKYEWIFLRDYRSEEELRKLLGEFVRFFNNERIHQGLDYKTPDEVYREGSFPSAIINKMAA from the coding sequence ATGACAAAAAATGGAGTCGGGCTGTCTGTACTTGAACAGTGCCGGATACTGAAACTTCCACGGGCAACTTACTATGAGCGCCGCAGATTTGAAGCAGAACGACAGAAAAAGAAGGCTGGGGAAAACAAAACAAGGTTCAATCGTGCAAAAATTGTAATCAATGAGTGGTCAACTCACAGTACCTATGGTTACAAAAAGATGTCAAAGCATCTGAAAAGACTCGGGTACGACTGGGCTGGAGAAAAGTTTATCCGCAACCTGTACAAGGAACTTGGAATCAAAGGCCAGAAGCCTGTCTTCAAGACCACAAGAAGCGGAAAAGCGCCATACGGAAAGTTCCCGTACCTCTTGCGGAACAAGTTCATCGCGTTCCCGAACCAGGTAATGGCGACAGACATCACTTACATCAAGACTCCATGGGGCATGATGTATTTTACGGCCGTGATTGATTTGTACAGCCGGAAGATTCTGAGCTGGCGGCTCTCGGACAGCATGAGGACAGATTTCTGCCTGGAATGCGTGAGGGAAGCCTTTGAGAAATACGGGGTTCCGGCAGTATTCAACACGGACTGCGGTTCCCAGTATACCAGCGGAGAGTTCATCGGGCTTCTGAAATCCTACAATGTTGAAATCAGCATGGACGGAATCGGAAGATGCAAGGACAACATCTTTGTAGAGCGAACCTGGCGTACTTTGAAATATGAATGGATTTTTCTCCGGGATTACAGATCCGAAGAAGAACTCCGAAAACTGCTTGGAGAATTCGTGAGGTTCTTCAACAATGAAAGAATTCATCAGGGCTTGGATTACAAGACTCCTGACGAAGTATACAGGGAAGGAAGTTTTCCTTCGGCAATCATCAACAAGATGGCTGCATAA
- a CDS encoding transposase — MGRKRKDFSDKFKLEVAKEALKKRAKEAEVAAKYSIAPSTLSEWMEQFLEGKLETDEQKALREENERLRAKQDEMLASLGKKQLEVDLLKKKLHLD, encoded by the coding sequence ATGGGAAGAAAAAGAAAGGATTTTTCAGACAAGTTCAAACTCGAAGTTGCAAAAGAGGCTCTTAAAAAGAGAGCTAAAGAGGCGGAGGTCGCTGCAAAGTACAGCATTGCACCAAGCACACTGTCTGAATGGATGGAGCAGTTTCTGGAAGGAAAACTTGAGACAGACGAACAGAAAGCCCTCCGTGAAGAGAATGAAAGGCTACGGGCAAAGCAGGATGAAATGCTCGCCTCATTAGGAAAGAAACAGCTCGAGGTTGACTTGCTAAAAAAAAAGCTTCATCTGGACTAG
- a CDS encoding M23 family metallopeptidase, producing MSKSEAYYIVNEATAIDLWNGGLDKIFPKKPYFYHPIYFINHMERAGVFEFNPYKGLSYKDLCKKGAKINEVYNRDNPAGNKSTNKCTLPTDWTVVDNPGFTTKPSNIENKFTEGNATGYGKVTGLFNEDYLPVTRFTKNKIEYPYSVYRNYYYHFGVDFSGKKGDPIIALIYGKVVAKCWISSNGRCLLIQGKTSNHLYMLCHLSSYGDKIQVGTEVYPGMVVAKVGTSGGASGSYSETTFKDSAHLHLSIIQSKANVKVADVLTAEKDISIKGGGMEKHRSWISPTYLDPFNYKYTGGWMQNKTDDSEQKRLELEENYRKQLQSKENEGAKK from the coding sequence GTGTCTAAATCTGAGGCTTATTATATAGTAAATGAAGCGACTGCCATAGATTTATGGAATGGAGGATTGGATAAGATTTTTCCAAAAAAACCATATTTTTACCATCCAATATATTTTATAAATCATATGGAGAGAGCTGGAGTATTCGAATTTAATCCATATAAAGGTCTGTCGTATAAAGATCTTTGCAAAAAAGGAGCCAAGATTAATGAGGTATATAATCGAGATAATCCCGCTGGGAATAAATCAACAAATAAATGTACACTTCCTACAGATTGGACAGTTGTTGATAATCCTGGGTTTACAACAAAACCATCAAATATTGAGAACAAATTTACCGAAGGTAACGCTACTGGATATGGTAAAGTAACAGGTTTGTTCAATGAAGATTACCTTCCTGTTACGAGATTTACAAAGAATAAAATAGAATATCCTTACTCAGTTTATAGGAATTATTATTATCATTTTGGAGTAGATTTTTCAGGAAAAAAGGGAGATCCTATTATAGCCTTAATATATGGTAAAGTTGTTGCAAAATGCTGGATTTCAAGTAATGGACGATGCCTACTTATACAGGGAAAAACATCGAATCATTTATATATGCTCTGCCATCTAAGTTCATATGGTGATAAAATTCAGGTAGGAACTGAAGTGTATCCAGGTATGGTAGTTGCAAAAGTCGGAACATCAGGAGGTGCAAGTGGTTCTTATAGTGAGACAACTTTTAAAGACAGTGCTCATTTACATCTTAGCATTATACAAAGTAAAGCAAATGTAAAAGTTGCAGATGTTCTTACAGCAGAAAAGGATATCAGTATAAAAGGAGGGGGTATGGAAAAACATCGTTCATGGATATCACCTACATATCTAGATCCATTTAATTATAAATATACTGGAGGTTGGATGCAAAATAAAACAGATGATAGTGAACAAAAGAGACTGGAACTAGAAGAAAATTATAGAAAACAATTACAATCGAAAGAAAACGAAGGAGCAAAAAAATGA
- a CDS encoding SH3 domain-containing protein, producing the protein MKNKVIFFLLFIFFTEFSFSQNNELNYVITEDTVEYYREYENVKTKKIQKGTILSLNSLSNILYKSDFSQINSVLLNNEAEEDFYIPVFFAKPKNTSNVLSTELITHDQTKRVKNLIPAYYLKILRDGNLSKLEKYEKHFNIRYVESERETFSANGITTNLSNCGIYFYSDNKIAFKNILKIEENLYEIEGIAKGDYDELEYDFDCFRWSSILKNTFDNEVEKFYIKIDGDYLSISKLNQDNLIITLVYVDNSTMTELDNLFRNKKRNLSKVIWPRYADGSCDYDESKKTTVATQTQKTTSSTNVSKNKLMTVRENLKLRSGEATSTQVLTVMSAGTKVKILELGKTETIDGISSNWVKVEVQKGAKDREGKPIKQGTVGWCYGGYLE; encoded by the coding sequence ATGAAAAACAAAGTGATATTTTTTTTATTATTTATTTTTTTTACAGAATTTTCTTTTTCGCAAAATAATGAATTAAATTATGTGATTACAGAAGATACCGTAGAATATTATAGAGAATATGAAAATGTTAAAACAAAAAAAATCCAAAAAGGAACCATACTATCTTTAAATTCTTTATCAAATATATTATATAAAAGTGATTTTTCACAAATAAATTCAGTATTATTAAATAATGAGGCAGAGGAAGATTTTTACATACCCGTATTCTTTGCTAAACCTAAAAATACATCGAATGTATTATCAACAGAATTAATTACACACGATCAAACTAAAAGAGTAAAAAATCTAATTCCAGCTTATTATTTAAAAATTTTAAGAGATGGGAATCTAAGTAAATTAGAGAAATATGAAAAGCATTTTAATATTCGATATGTTGAAAGTGAGAGAGAGACTTTCTCAGCAAATGGAATAACTACAAATCTATCAAATTGTGGAATATATTTTTATTCTGATAATAAGATTGCTTTCAAGAATATTTTGAAGATAGAAGAAAATTTATACGAAATCGAAGGTATTGCAAAGGGAGATTATGATGAACTTGAATACGATTTTGATTGTTTTAGGTGGAGTAGTATTTTAAAAAATACCTTTGATAATGAAGTTGAAAAATTTTACATTAAAATTGATGGCGATTATTTGAGTATTAGCAAATTAAATCAAGATAATTTAATTATAACATTAGTTTATGTTGATAATTCTACAATGACAGAGCTTGATAATCTTTTTAGAAATAAAAAAAGGAACCTTTCAAAAGTAATTTGGCCACGTTATGCAGACGGTTCCTGTGACTATGATGAGAGCAAAAAGACAACTGTAGCAACTCAAACACAAAAAACAACTTCCTCTACAAATGTCTCTAAAAACAAATTAATGACCGTTCGCGAAAACCTAAAGCTCCGTTCAGGTGAAGCTACCTCTACTCAGGTTCTTACAGTAATGTCCGCTGGTACAAAAGTAAAAATCCTTGAACTCGGAAAAACTGAGACAATTGACGGCATTTCTTCAAACTGGGTAAAAGTTGAAGTTCAAAAAGGTGCTAAAGACCGTGAGGGCAAGCCGATTAAACAAGGCACTGTCGGCTGGTGTTATGGTGGATATTTGGAGTAA
- a CDS encoding PAAR domain-containing protein — protein sequence MLQTRTHRIEITDKEGSEEIRIESAEGRMRVSIGKSGGIKVENELGGINIKCRNFKCEGEGEIHLATKKTLTARTDDALKIKAGGSLNITSDKAVNLKGKNIKMSGSKGVAAEGKQIAVQDDKVMGFDVHIMVVPSGSGTTTVPLPHPFIGKLADKLSKDVKIKDKSCATKDSVAKHDDTMHMQQWAIGSWCNAKKQF from the coding sequence GTGCTCCAGACAAGAACCCATAGGATAGAAATCACCGACAAAGAGGGAAGCGAGGAGATACGGATAGAAAGTGCGGAAGGCCGTATGCGGGTGAGCATAGGGAAGTCCGGCGGGATAAAGGTCGAGAACGAGCTTGGCGGAATAAACATAAAGTGCAGGAATTTCAAATGTGAAGGCGAAGGCGAAATTCACCTTGCGACAAAAAAGACTCTCACAGCTAGGACAGACGATGCCCTGAAGATAAAGGCTGGCGGAAGCCTGAACATCACAAGCGACAAGGCAGTTAATCTCAAGGGCAAGAACATCAAGATGAGCGGTTCTAAGGGCGTTGCGGCAGAAGGCAAGCAGATAGCCGTTCAGGATGACAAGGTAATGGGCTTTGATGTTCATATAATGGTGGTGCCGAGCGGAAGCGGAACTACAACAGTTCCGCTTCCTCATCCTTTTATTGGAAAACTTGCAGATAAGCTTTCTAAAGACGTAAAGATAAAAGACAAGTCTTGTGCTACAAAAGACAGCGTTGCAAAGCATGACGATACTATGCACATGCAGCAGTGGGCAATAGGCTCGTGGTGTAACGCTAAAAAGCAATTCTGA
- a CDS encoding ImmA/IrrE family metallo-endopeptidase, whose product MTTERLRAILNYSKSHSKDIRADIANFCNQIEVSNLDGIRDILQIVRPYLLQRKYLTIQLPLHDDEIGAFVYKGDSLSYLVINTSMPVLNTNFALCHELYHIFFPADEALNKARIDLDYYSNENEMRANEFAGNLLMPEIEFKQMFSKLKAIHENKSKTELKIIVSLMNYFKAPFMAVYIRCYELGLLSSTPQYLDIEPETIKNEFEELWLDTTDLHALKIDNSEYLIKHVEDKGREYLEKEYINERTLKKALENIKILISKVKTRK is encoded by the coding sequence ATGACAACAGAACGTCTCAGAGCCATACTTAATTACAGCAAATCTCATTCAAAAGACATCCGTGCGGATATAGCAAATTTCTGTAATCAGATAGAAGTGTCGAATTTAGACGGCATTCGTGACATACTTCAAATAGTCCGCCCGTATCTTTTGCAAAGAAAATACCTTACCATACAACTTCCGTTGCATGATGATGAAATAGGTGCTTTTGTGTATAAAGGGGATTCGCTCTCATATCTCGTAATAAATACAAGTATGCCTGTACTGAATACAAATTTTGCATTATGCCACGAACTCTATCATATTTTTTTCCCAGCTGATGAAGCCCTAAATAAAGCGCGTATTGATTTGGATTATTATTCAAATGAAAATGAGATGCGAGCCAATGAATTTGCCGGAAATCTGCTTATGCCTGAGATAGAATTTAAGCAAATGTTCTCAAAACTGAAAGCTATTCATGAAAACAAGTCCAAGACTGAATTGAAAATAATAGTATCTTTAATGAATTATTTTAAGGCTCCATTCATGGCGGTATATATCCGCTGCTATGAACTCGGCTTATTATCTTCCACTCCACAATATTTGGATATTGAGCCAGAAACAATTAAGAACGAATTTGAAGAACTATGGCTTGATACAACAGACTTACATGCCTTGAAAATTGATAACTCTGAATATTTGATTAAGCATGTTGAAGATAAAGGTCGTGAATATTTAGAAAAAGAATATATAAATGAGCGCACTCTGAAAAAAGCTCTTGAGAATATTAAAATATTAATCTCAAAGGTCAAGACGAGAAAATAA
- a CDS encoding HTH domain-containing protein, with protein sequence MSKFVSNYNQFLTTMQIKQNYISRKSGIEENKLSRILTGKQSASETDLEVLSTAAGKTLQYFLSPDFNIKTNYPSSATRIAFYAGEPTKKQSNIANNLLELMENVDVILSARDSFLCLEE encoded by the coding sequence ATGTCTAAATTTGTCAGTAATTACAATCAGTTCCTGACAACCATGCAGATTAAGCAGAATTATATAAGCCGAAAGTCAGGAATAGAAGAAAACAAATTATCTCGCATTCTCACAGGAAAACAATCCGCTTCAGAGACAGACTTGGAGGTCTTAAGCACAGCAGCCGGAAAGACTCTGCAATACTTTTTGTCCCCAGATTTTAACATCAAAACAAATTATCCGTCTTCCGCAACACGAATTGCTTTTTATGCTGGCGAACCCACAAAAAAACAAAGCAACATCGCAAATAATCTGCTTGAGCTGATGGAAAATGTCGATGTTATTCTGAGCGCCCGCGATTCGTTTTTGTGTCTGGAGGAATAA
- a CDS encoding FHA domain-containing protein, protein MGYKYCSEGHIMDPSWKYCPVCLAPLAGWLLTLDKEGKAHKFYTIHEGKSFLGAGADCELRVLGQGLSRQQAYITIIDGLCNIVDMGNGDCMKVNDVETTRSSLIDGDLIQFGEAVFKIKLL, encoded by the coding sequence ATGGGATATAAATATTGTTCGGAAGGGCATATAATGGATCCATCTTGGAAGTATTGCCCTGTTTGTCTGGCTCCGTTAGCGGGGTGGCTTTTAACTCTCGATAAAGAGGGCAAGGCTCATAAGTTTTATACAATTCATGAAGGAAAGTCTTTTTTAGGAGCGGGGGCTGATTGTGAGCTTCGTGTTCTTGGACAGGGATTAAGTCGTCAACAAGCCTATATTACAATAATTGACGGATTGTGTAATATTGTTGATATGGGAAATGGCGATTGTATGAAGGTAAATGATGTCGAGACAACTCGCTCGTCACTTATTGACGGTGATTTGATTCAATTTGGAGAAGCTGTTTTTAAGATAAAATTGTTATAG
- a CDS encoding vWA domain-containing protein, whose amino-acid sequence MRLYRRFVFLFIFIFSCVLAIEAEEKQNLNVKIEQIISKDYPEMTAYTVIKNNKGELISGLAPGLFSFRIDTAEIKVKSKIVPFSMSDEGVDYTIMISNNGIMEGEPFDFQKNALLKFVELMSDRDTLSIYTIGEDAGEVVLDVTNKTFDSAVINKIELSEGQPRLYDSIMNLIRKVEQKKGKRKVVIILSDGRDQNSRFSKDQLIETLSNSGLPVYTVGMKVLSNQSLSNLDEISQLTGGTYYYSTRFKDIPDNLKKVVDCIKQSYIVKLKVKNVKGDDQAHLLEIKVEETESKGRGVKTFIAVKHPIPRWLQLVFLALAIILFVGVIVLLIVKKSLKRKSMGITRRRCPDCRSIMKDNWESCPFCKYMPELARKKSKKNKGKK is encoded by the coding sequence ATGAGGTTGTATCGCAGATTTGTCTTTTTGTTTATATTCATATTTTCTTGTGTTCTTGCTATTGAAGCAGAAGAAAAGCAAAACTTAAATGTTAAAATTGAGCAGATTATTTCCAAGGATTACCCAGAAATGACTGCTTATACGGTAATAAAAAACAATAAGGGAGAGCTTATTTCTGGATTAGCTCCCGGGCTTTTTTCATTCAGAATTGATACTGCTGAAATAAAAGTAAAATCAAAGATAGTTCCTTTTTCTATGTCGGATGAGGGCGTTGACTATACGATAATGATTTCAAACAACGGCATTATGGAAGGAGAGCCTTTTGATTTTCAAAAGAATGCCCTGCTGAAATTCGTGGAGTTGATGTCAGACCGAGATACGCTTTCCATTTATACTATTGGAGAGGATGCAGGTGAAGTTGTCCTTGATGTTACGAACAAGACATTTGATTCTGCGGTTATCAATAAAATAGAGTTATCCGAAGGTCAGCCGCGATTGTATGATTCTATTATGAATCTTATTAGGAAGGTTGAGCAGAAAAAAGGAAAGAGAAAAGTTGTCATTATTCTTTCTGATGGTCGAGACCAGAACAGTCGTTTTTCAAAAGACCAGTTGATTGAGACTTTAAGCAACAGCGGACTTCCTGTTTATACGGTTGGAATGAAAGTCCTTTCTAACCAGTCATTAAGCAATCTTGATGAGATTTCTCAGTTAACTGGTGGTACATACTATTATAGTACGCGATTCAAAGATATTCCTGATAATTTAAAAAAAGTTGTTGACTGTATTAAGCAAAGTTATATAGTCAAATTAAAGGTAAAAAATGTAAAAGGTGATGATCAGGCTCATTTATTAGAGATTAAGGTAGAGGAAACTGAGTCAAAGGGTCGAGGCGTTAAGACTTTTATTGCGGTAAAGCATCCGATTCCTCGCTGGTTGCAGTTAGTATTTTTAGCTCTTGCTATTATTCTTTTTGTCGGTGTAATTGTTCTTTTGATTGTTAAGAAAAGCCTAAAAAGGAAAAGTATGGGAATTACTAGGCGAAGATGTCCTGATTGCAGAAGCATTATGAAAGATAATTGGGAAAGCTGCCCATTTTGCAAATATATGCCAGAGCTTGCAAGAAAGAAATCAAAGAAAAATAAGGGAAAGAAATAA